One Felis catus isolate Fca126 chromosome D1, F.catus_Fca126_mat1.0, whole genome shotgun sequence DNA segment encodes these proteins:
- the MADD gene encoding MAP kinase-activating death domain protein isoform X28, with product MVQKKKFCPRLLDYLVIVGARHPSSDSVAQTPELLRRYPLEDHAEFPLPPDVVFFCQPEGCLSVRQRRMSLRDDTSFVFTLTDKDTGVTRYGICVNFYRSFQKRMPKEKGEGGGGSRGKEGPRATCASEEVGTESSESGLSLQPPNADSAPEVNQSPRGKPRAKAGSRSRNSTLTSLCVLSHYPFFSTFRECLYTLKRLVDCCSERLLGKKLGIPRGIQRDTMWRIFTGSLLVEEKSSALLHDLREIEAWIYRLLRSPVPVSGQKRVDIEVLPQELQQALTFALPDPSRFTLVDFPLHLPLELLGVDACLQVLTCILLEHKVVLQSRDYNALSMSVMAFVAMIYPLEYMFPVIPLLPTCMASAEQLLLAPTPYIIGVPASFFLYKLDFKMPDDVWLVDLDSNRVIAPTNAEVLPILPEPESLELKKHLKQALASMSLNTQPILNLEKFHEGQEIPLLLGRPSNDLQSTPSTEFNPLIYGNDVDSVDVATRVAMVRFFNSPNVLQGFQMHTRTLRLFPRPVVAFQAGSFLASRPRQTPFAEKLARTQAVEYFGEWVLNPTNYAFQRIHNNMFDPALIGDKPKWYAHQLQPIHYRVYDSNSQLAEALSVPPERDSDSDPTDDSGSDSMDYDDSSSSYSSLGDFVSEMMKCDINGDTPNVDPLTHAALGDASEVEIAELQNQKESEEPGPDSENPQENPPLRSSSSTTASSSPSTVVHGANSEPADSTEVDDKAAVGVSKPLPTTPPSIGKSTADRHQTEIGEGSVRRRTYDNPYFEPQYGFPPEEDDDEQGESYTPRFSQHVNGNRAQKLLRPNSLKLASDSDAESDSRASSPTSTVSNNSTEGFGGIMSFASSLYRNHSTSFSLSNLTLPTKGAREKTTPFPSLKVFGLNTLMEIVTEAGPGSGEGNRRALVDQKSSVIKHSPTVKREPPSPQGRSSNSSENQQFLKEVVHSVLDGQGVGWLNMKKVRRLLESEQLRVFVLSKLNRTVQSEDDARQDVIPDVEVSRKVYKGMLDLLKCTVLSLEQSYAHAGLGGMASTFGLLEIAQTHYYSKEPDKRKRSPTESINTPVGKDPGLAGRGDPKAMAQLRVPQLGPRAPSAAGKGPKELDTRSLKEENFVASIELWNKHQEVKKQKALEKQRPEVIKPVFDLGETEEKKSQISADSGVSLTSGSQRTDPDSVIGVSPAVMIRSSSQDSEVSTVSNSSGETLGADSDLSSNAGDGAGGEGSAHLASSRGTLSDSEIETNSATSTIFGKAHSLKPSVKEKLVGSPVRSSEDVSQRVYLYEGLLGRDKGSMWDQLEDAAMETFSISKERSTLWDQMQFWEDAFLDAVMLEREGMGMDQGPQEMIDRYLSLGEHDRKRLEDDEDRLLATLLHNLISYMLLMKVNKNDIRKKVRRLMGKSHIGLVYSQQINEVLDQLANLNGRDLSIRSSGSRHMKKQTFVVHAGTDTNGDIFFMEVCDDCVVLRSNIGTVYERWWYEKLINMTYCPKTKVLCLWRRNGSETQLNKFYTKKCRELYYCVKDSMERAAARQQSIKPGPELGGEFPVQDMKTGEGGLLQVTLEGINLKFMHNQFLKLKKW from the exons ATGGTGCAAAAGAAGAAGTTCTGTCCTCGGTTACTTGACTATCTAGTGATCGTAGGGGCCAG GCACCCGAGCAGTGATAGTGTGGCCCAGACTCCCGAATTGCTACGGCGATACCCGCTGGAGGACCACGCTGAGTTTCCCCTGCCCCCAGACGTTGTGTTTTTCTGCCAACCAGAGGGCTGTCTGAGTGTGAGGCAGCGACGCATGAGCCTGCGGGATGACACTTCTTTCGTCTTCACCCTCACTGACAAGGACACTGGAGTCACGCGTTACGGCATCTGTGTTAACTTCTACCGCTCCTTCCAGAAGCGAATGCctaaggagaagggggaaggtgggggagggtccCGTGGGAAGGAAGGACCCCGTGCCACTTGTGCCTCAGAAGAAGTTGGTACTGAGAGCTCGGAGAGTGGCTTGTCCCTGCAGCCTCCCAATGCTGACTCTGCCCCTGAGGTGAATCAGTCTCCTCGGGGCAAACCCCGGGCCAAGGCAGGAAGCCGTTCCCGCAACAGTACTCTGACATCCTTGTGTGTGCTCAGCCACTACCCCTTCTTCTCCACCTTCCGAGAATGTCTGTACACCCTCAAACGTCTGGTGGACTGCTGCAGTGAGCGGCTGCTGGGCAAGAAACTAGGCATCCCTCGAGGCATACAAAG GGACACTATGTGGCGCATCTTTACTGGATCGTTGCTAGTGGAGGAGAAGTCAAGTGCCCTTCTGCATGACCTTCGAGAGATTGAGGCCTGGATCTATCGATTGCTGCGCTCCCCAGTGCCTGTTTCTGGGCAGAAGCGAGTAGACATTGAAGTCCTACCCCAGGAGCTCCAACAAGCTCTGACCTTTGCTCTTCCAGACCCTTCTCGATTCACCCTAGTGGATTTCCCACTGCACCTTCCCTTGGAACTTCTGGGTGTGGATGCCTGTCTTCAGGTGCTAACCTGCATCCTGTTAGAGCACAAG GTGGTGCTACAGTCCCGAGACTACAATGCCCTTTCCATGTCTGTGATGGCGTTTGTGGCGATGATCTACCCATTGGAGTATATGTTTCCTGTAATTCCACTGTTGCCCACCTGCATGGCATCGGCAGAACAG cTACTGTTGGCTCCAACTCCGTACATCATTGGGGTCCCTGCCAGCTTCTTCCTCTACAAACTGGACTTCAAAATGCCTGATGATGTATGGCTGGTGGATCTGGACAGCAATAGG GTGATTGCCCCCACCAATGCAGAAGTGCTACCAATCCTGCCAGAACCGGAATCATTGGAGCTGAAAAAGCATCTGAAGCAG GCCCTTGCCAGCATGAGTCTCAACACTCAGCCCATCCTCAATCTGGAGAAATTCCATGAAGGCCAAGAGATCCCCCTTCTCTTGGGAAGGCCCTCTAACGACTTGCAGTCCACACCTTCCACTGAATTCAACCCACTCATTTATGGCAATGATGTAGATTCTGTGGATGTCGCAACCAG AGTGGCCATGGTCCGCTTCTTCAACTCCCCCAACGTGCTGCAGGGTTTTCAGATGCACACACGTACCCTGCGCCTCTTCCCTCGGCCTGTGGTAGCTTTTCAAGCTGGCTCCTTTCTAGCCTCACGTCCCCGACAGACTCCTTTTGCTGAGAAGCTGGCCAGGACTCAGGCTGTGGAGTACTTTGGCGAATGGGTCCTTAACCCCACCAACTATGCCTTCCAGCGAATTCACAACA ATATGTTTGATCCAGCCCTGATTGGTGACAAGCCAAAGTGGTATGCTCATCAGCTGCAGCCTATCCATTATCGAGTCTATGATAGCAATTCCCAGCTGGCGGAGGCACTGAGTGTGCCACCAGAGCGTGACTCTGACTCGGACCCTACTGATGACAG TGGCAGTGATAGCATGGATTATGATGACTCAAGCTCTTCTTACTCCTCCCTTGGTGACTTTGTCAGTGAAATGATGAAATGTGACATCAATGGTGATACCCCTA ATGTGGATCCATTGACGCATGCAGCCCTGGGGGATGCCAGTGAGGTGGAGATTGCTGAGCTGCAGAACCAGAAGGAATCAGAGGAACCTGGCCCAGACAGCGAGAACCCTCAGGAAAACCCCCCGCTGCGCTCCAGCTCCAGCACCACCGCCAGCAGTAGTCCCAGCACCGTCGTCCATGGAGCTAATTCT GAACCTGCTGACTCAACGGAGGTGGACGACAAGGCAGCAGTAGGCGTTTCCAAGCCCCTCCCTACCACGCCTCCCAGCATTGGCAAATCGACCGCGGACAGGCATCAGACAGAAATTGGAGAGGGGTCAGTGCGCCGGCGAACCTATGACAATCCATACTTCGAGCCCCAATATGGCTTTCCCCCTGAGGAAGATGATGATGAGCAGGGGGAAAGTTACACTCCCCGATTCAGCCAACATGTCAATGGCAATCG GGCTCAAAAGCTGCTGCGGCCCAACAGCTTGAAACTGGCAAGCGACTCAGACGCAGAATCAGACTCTCGAGCGAGCTCTCCCACCTCCACCGTCTCCAACAACAGCACCGAGGGCTTCGGGGGCATCATGTCTTTTGCCA GCAGCCTGTATCGGAACCACAGTACAAGCTTCAGCCTTTCAAACCTCACGCTGCCCACCAAAGGTGCCCGAGAGAAGACCACACCCTTCCCCAGTCTGAAAG TATTTGGGCTAAATACTCTAATGGAGATTGTTACTGAAGCCGGCCCCGGGAGTGGTGAAG GAAACAGGAGGGCCTTAGTGGACCAGAAGTCATCTGTTATTAAACACAGCCCAACAGTGAAAAGAGAGCCTCCATCACCTCAGGGTCGATCCAGCAATTCTAG TGAGAACCAGCAGTTCCTGAAGGAGGTGGTGCACAGTGTGCTGGACGGCCAGGGCGTTGGCTGGCTCAACATGAAAAAGGTGCGCCGGCTGCTGGAGAGTGAGCAGCTGCGCGTCTTTGTCCTGAGCAAGCTGAACCGCACAGTGCAGTCGGAGGACGACGCCCGGCAAGACGTCATCCCTGATGTG GAGGTCAGTCGAAAGGTGTACAAGGGGATGCTAGACCTGCTCAAGTGCACGGTGCTCAGCCTGGAGCAGTCCTATGCCCACGCGGGCCTGGGAGGCATGGCCAGCACCTTTGGGCTTCTGGAGATTGCCCAGACCCACTACTACAGTAAAG AACCAGACAAGCGGAAGAGAAGTCCAACAGAGAGCATAAATACACCAGTTGGCAAGGATCCTGGCCTGGCTGGGCGGGGGGACCCAAAGGCTATGGCACAGCTGAGAGTTCCCCAGCTAGGACCTCGGGCACCAAGTGCTGCAGGAAAGGGTCCTAAAGAGCTAGACACCAGAAGTTTAAAGGAAGAGAATTTTGTAGCGTCTATTG AATTGTGGAACAAGCACCAggaagtgaaaaagcaaaaagctTTGGAAAAACAGA GGCCTGAAGTAATCAAACCCGTCTTTGACCTTggtgagacagaagagaaaaagtcCCAGATCAGCGCGGACAGTGGCGTGAGCCTGACATCTGGTTCCCAG AGGACTGATCCAGACTCTGTCATTGGTGTGAGTCCAGCTGTTATGATCCGAAGCTCAAGTCAGGACTCTGAAGTTAGCACC GTGAGTAATAGTTCTGGAGAGACCCTTGGAGCAGACAGTGACCTGAGCAGCAACGCAGGTGATGGAGCAGGTGGTGAGGGCAGCGCCCACTTGGCCAGCTCTCGGGGCACTTTGTCTGATAGTGAAATTGAGACCAACTCCGCTACCAGCACCATCTTT GGGAAAGCCCACAGCTTGAAGCCAAGTGTAAAGGAGAAGCTGGTGGGCAGCCCAGTTCGCTCTTCTGAAGATGTAAGCCAGCGAGTCTATCTCTACGAGGGACTCTTAG GAAGGGACAAAGGATCGATGTGGGACCAGTTAGAGGATGCGGCTATGGAGACCTTTTCTATAA GCAAAGAGCGTTCTACTTTGTGGGACCAAATGCAGTTCTGGGAAGACGCATTCTTAGATGCTGTGAtgttggagagagaaggaatgggtATGGATCAGGGTCCCCAGGAAATGATCGACAG GTACCTGTCCCTGGGAGAACATGACCGGAAGCGTCTAGAGGATGATGAAGATCGTTTGCTGGCCACACTTTTGCACAACCTCATCTCCTACATGCTGCTGATGAAG GTAAATAAGAATGACATCCGGAAGAAGGTGAGGCGCCTGATGGGAAAGTCGCATATTGGGCTTGTGTACAGCCAGCAAATCAATGAAGTGCTTGATCAGCTGGCTAACCTG AATGGACGTGACCTCTCTATCCGGTCCAGTGGCAGTCGACACATGAAGAAGCAGACATTTGTGGTACATGCGGGGACAGACACAAATGGAGATATCTTCTTCATGGAG
- the MADD gene encoding MAP kinase-activating death domain protein isoform X30, which produces MVQKKKFCPRLLDYLVIVGARHPSSDSVAQTPELLRRYPLEDHAEFPLPPDVVFFCQPEGCLSVRQRRMSLRDDTSFVFTLTDKDTGVTRYGICVNFYRSFQKRMPKEKGEGGGGSRGKEGPRATCASEEVGTESSESGLSLQPPNADSAPEVNQSPRGKPRAKAGSRSRNSTLTSLCVLSHYPFFSTFRECLYTLKRLVDCCSERLLGKKLGIPRGIQRDTMWRIFTGSLLVEEKSSALLHDLREIEAWIYRLLRSPVPVSGQKRVDIEVLPQELQQALTFALPDPSRFTLVDFPLHLPLELLGVDACLQVLTCILLEHKVVLQSRDYNALSMSVMAFVAMIYPLEYMFPVIPLLPTCMASAEQLLLAPTPYIIGVPASFFLYKLDFKMPDDVWLVDLDSNRVIAPTNAEVLPILPEPESLELKKHLKQALASMSLNTQPILNLEKFHEGQEIPLLLGRPSNDLQSTPSTEFNPLIYGNDVDSVDVATRVAMVRFFNSPNVLQGFQMHTRTLRLFPRPVVAFQAGSFLASRPRQTPFAEKLARTQAVEYFGEWVLNPTNYAFQRIHNNMFDPALIGDKPKWYAHQLQPIHYRVYDSNSQLAEALSVPPERDSDSDPTDDSGSDSMDYDDSSSSYSSLGDFVSEMMKCDINGDTPNVDPLTHAALGDASEVEIAELQNQKESEEPGPDSENPQENPPLRSSSSTTASSSPSTVVHGANSEPADSTEVDDKAAVGVSKPLPTTPPSIGKSTADRHQTEIGEGSVRRRTYDNPYFEPQYGFPPEEDDDEQGESYTPRFSQHVNGNRAQKLLRPNSLKLASDSDAESDSRASSPTSTVSNNSTEGFGGIMSFASSLYRNHSTSFSLSNLTLPTKGAREKTTPFPSLKVFGLNTLMEIVTEAGPGSGEGNRRALVDQKSSVIKHSPTVKREPPSPQGRSSNSSENQQFLKEVVHSVLDGQGVGWLNMKKVRRLLESEQLRVFVLSKLNRTVQSEDDARQDVIPDVEVSRKVYKGMLDLLKCTVLSLEQSYAHAGLGGMASTFGLLEIAQTHYYSKEPDKRKRSPTESINTPVGKDPGLAGRGDPKAMAQLRVPQLGPRAPSAAGKGPKELDTRSLKEENFVASIELWNKHQEVKKQKALEKQRPEVIKPVFDLGETEEKKSQISADSGVSLTSGSQRTDPDSVIGVSPAVMIRSSSQDSEVSNSSGETLGADSDLSSNAGDGAGGEGSAHLASSRGTLSDSEIETNSATSTIFGKAHSLKPSVKEKLVGSPVRSSEDVSQRVYLYEGLLGRDKGSMWDQLEDAAMETFSISKERSTLWDQMQFWEDAFLDAVMLEREGMGMDQGPQEMIDRYLSLGEHDRKRLEDDEDRLLATLLHNLISYMLLMKVNKNDIRKKVRRLMGKSHIGLVYSQQINEVLDQLANLNGRDLSIRSSGSRHMKKQTFVVHAGTDTNGDIFFMEVCDDCVVLRSNIGTVYERWWYEKLINMTYCPKTKVLCLWRRNGSETQLNKFYTKKCRELYYCVKDSMERAAARQQSIKPGPELGGEFPVQDMKTGEGGLLQVTLEGINLKFMHNQFLKLKKW; this is translated from the exons ATGGTGCAAAAGAAGAAGTTCTGTCCTCGGTTACTTGACTATCTAGTGATCGTAGGGGCCAG GCACCCGAGCAGTGATAGTGTGGCCCAGACTCCCGAATTGCTACGGCGATACCCGCTGGAGGACCACGCTGAGTTTCCCCTGCCCCCAGACGTTGTGTTTTTCTGCCAACCAGAGGGCTGTCTGAGTGTGAGGCAGCGACGCATGAGCCTGCGGGATGACACTTCTTTCGTCTTCACCCTCACTGACAAGGACACTGGAGTCACGCGTTACGGCATCTGTGTTAACTTCTACCGCTCCTTCCAGAAGCGAATGCctaaggagaagggggaaggtgggggagggtccCGTGGGAAGGAAGGACCCCGTGCCACTTGTGCCTCAGAAGAAGTTGGTACTGAGAGCTCGGAGAGTGGCTTGTCCCTGCAGCCTCCCAATGCTGACTCTGCCCCTGAGGTGAATCAGTCTCCTCGGGGCAAACCCCGGGCCAAGGCAGGAAGCCGTTCCCGCAACAGTACTCTGACATCCTTGTGTGTGCTCAGCCACTACCCCTTCTTCTCCACCTTCCGAGAATGTCTGTACACCCTCAAACGTCTGGTGGACTGCTGCAGTGAGCGGCTGCTGGGCAAGAAACTAGGCATCCCTCGAGGCATACAAAG GGACACTATGTGGCGCATCTTTACTGGATCGTTGCTAGTGGAGGAGAAGTCAAGTGCCCTTCTGCATGACCTTCGAGAGATTGAGGCCTGGATCTATCGATTGCTGCGCTCCCCAGTGCCTGTTTCTGGGCAGAAGCGAGTAGACATTGAAGTCCTACCCCAGGAGCTCCAACAAGCTCTGACCTTTGCTCTTCCAGACCCTTCTCGATTCACCCTAGTGGATTTCCCACTGCACCTTCCCTTGGAACTTCTGGGTGTGGATGCCTGTCTTCAGGTGCTAACCTGCATCCTGTTAGAGCACAAG GTGGTGCTACAGTCCCGAGACTACAATGCCCTTTCCATGTCTGTGATGGCGTTTGTGGCGATGATCTACCCATTGGAGTATATGTTTCCTGTAATTCCACTGTTGCCCACCTGCATGGCATCGGCAGAACAG cTACTGTTGGCTCCAACTCCGTACATCATTGGGGTCCCTGCCAGCTTCTTCCTCTACAAACTGGACTTCAAAATGCCTGATGATGTATGGCTGGTGGATCTGGACAGCAATAGG GTGATTGCCCCCACCAATGCAGAAGTGCTACCAATCCTGCCAGAACCGGAATCATTGGAGCTGAAAAAGCATCTGAAGCAG GCCCTTGCCAGCATGAGTCTCAACACTCAGCCCATCCTCAATCTGGAGAAATTCCATGAAGGCCAAGAGATCCCCCTTCTCTTGGGAAGGCCCTCTAACGACTTGCAGTCCACACCTTCCACTGAATTCAACCCACTCATTTATGGCAATGATGTAGATTCTGTGGATGTCGCAACCAG AGTGGCCATGGTCCGCTTCTTCAACTCCCCCAACGTGCTGCAGGGTTTTCAGATGCACACACGTACCCTGCGCCTCTTCCCTCGGCCTGTGGTAGCTTTTCAAGCTGGCTCCTTTCTAGCCTCACGTCCCCGACAGACTCCTTTTGCTGAGAAGCTGGCCAGGACTCAGGCTGTGGAGTACTTTGGCGAATGGGTCCTTAACCCCACCAACTATGCCTTCCAGCGAATTCACAACA ATATGTTTGATCCAGCCCTGATTGGTGACAAGCCAAAGTGGTATGCTCATCAGCTGCAGCCTATCCATTATCGAGTCTATGATAGCAATTCCCAGCTGGCGGAGGCACTGAGTGTGCCACCAGAGCGTGACTCTGACTCGGACCCTACTGATGACAG TGGCAGTGATAGCATGGATTATGATGACTCAAGCTCTTCTTACTCCTCCCTTGGTGACTTTGTCAGTGAAATGATGAAATGTGACATCAATGGTGATACCCCTA ATGTGGATCCATTGACGCATGCAGCCCTGGGGGATGCCAGTGAGGTGGAGATTGCTGAGCTGCAGAACCAGAAGGAATCAGAGGAACCTGGCCCAGACAGCGAGAACCCTCAGGAAAACCCCCCGCTGCGCTCCAGCTCCAGCACCACCGCCAGCAGTAGTCCCAGCACCGTCGTCCATGGAGCTAATTCT GAACCTGCTGACTCAACGGAGGTGGACGACAAGGCAGCAGTAGGCGTTTCCAAGCCCCTCCCTACCACGCCTCCCAGCATTGGCAAATCGACCGCGGACAGGCATCAGACAGAAATTGGAGAGGGGTCAGTGCGCCGGCGAACCTATGACAATCCATACTTCGAGCCCCAATATGGCTTTCCCCCTGAGGAAGATGATGATGAGCAGGGGGAAAGTTACACTCCCCGATTCAGCCAACATGTCAATGGCAATCG GGCTCAAAAGCTGCTGCGGCCCAACAGCTTGAAACTGGCAAGCGACTCAGACGCAGAATCAGACTCTCGAGCGAGCTCTCCCACCTCCACCGTCTCCAACAACAGCACCGAGGGCTTCGGGGGCATCATGTCTTTTGCCA GCAGCCTGTATCGGAACCACAGTACAAGCTTCAGCCTTTCAAACCTCACGCTGCCCACCAAAGGTGCCCGAGAGAAGACCACACCCTTCCCCAGTCTGAAAG TATTTGGGCTAAATACTCTAATGGAGATTGTTACTGAAGCCGGCCCCGGGAGTGGTGAAG GAAACAGGAGGGCCTTAGTGGACCAGAAGTCATCTGTTATTAAACACAGCCCAACAGTGAAAAGAGAGCCTCCATCACCTCAGGGTCGATCCAGCAATTCTAG TGAGAACCAGCAGTTCCTGAAGGAGGTGGTGCACAGTGTGCTGGACGGCCAGGGCGTTGGCTGGCTCAACATGAAAAAGGTGCGCCGGCTGCTGGAGAGTGAGCAGCTGCGCGTCTTTGTCCTGAGCAAGCTGAACCGCACAGTGCAGTCGGAGGACGACGCCCGGCAAGACGTCATCCCTGATGTG GAGGTCAGTCGAAAGGTGTACAAGGGGATGCTAGACCTGCTCAAGTGCACGGTGCTCAGCCTGGAGCAGTCCTATGCCCACGCGGGCCTGGGAGGCATGGCCAGCACCTTTGGGCTTCTGGAGATTGCCCAGACCCACTACTACAGTAAAG AACCAGACAAGCGGAAGAGAAGTCCAACAGAGAGCATAAATACACCAGTTGGCAAGGATCCTGGCCTGGCTGGGCGGGGGGACCCAAAGGCTATGGCACAGCTGAGAGTTCCCCAGCTAGGACCTCGGGCACCAAGTGCTGCAGGAAAGGGTCCTAAAGAGCTAGACACCAGAAGTTTAAAGGAAGAGAATTTTGTAGCGTCTATTG AATTGTGGAACAAGCACCAggaagtgaaaaagcaaaaagctTTGGAAAAACAGA GGCCTGAAGTAATCAAACCCGTCTTTGACCTTggtgagacagaagagaaaaagtcCCAGATCAGCGCGGACAGTGGCGTGAGCCTGACATCTGGTTCCCAG AGGACTGATCCAGACTCTGTCATTGGTGTGAGTCCAGCTGTTATGATCCGAAGCTCAAGTCAGGACTCTGAA GTGAGTAATAGTTCTGGAGAGACCCTTGGAGCAGACAGTGACCTGAGCAGCAACGCAGGTGATGGAGCAGGTGGTGAGGGCAGCGCCCACTTGGCCAGCTCTCGGGGCACTTTGTCTGATAGTGAAATTGAGACCAACTCCGCTACCAGCACCATCTTT GGGAAAGCCCACAGCTTGAAGCCAAGTGTAAAGGAGAAGCTGGTGGGCAGCCCAGTTCGCTCTTCTGAAGATGTAAGCCAGCGAGTCTATCTCTACGAGGGACTCTTAG GAAGGGACAAAGGATCGATGTGGGACCAGTTAGAGGATGCGGCTATGGAGACCTTTTCTATAA GCAAAGAGCGTTCTACTTTGTGGGACCAAATGCAGTTCTGGGAAGACGCATTCTTAGATGCTGTGAtgttggagagagaaggaatgggtATGGATCAGGGTCCCCAGGAAATGATCGACAG GTACCTGTCCCTGGGAGAACATGACCGGAAGCGTCTAGAGGATGATGAAGATCGTTTGCTGGCCACACTTTTGCACAACCTCATCTCCTACATGCTGCTGATGAAG GTAAATAAGAATGACATCCGGAAGAAGGTGAGGCGCCTGATGGGAAAGTCGCATATTGGGCTTGTGTACAGCCAGCAAATCAATGAAGTGCTTGATCAGCTGGCTAACCTG AATGGACGTGACCTCTCTATCCGGTCCAGTGGCAGTCGACACATGAAGAAGCAGACATTTGTGGTACATGCGGGGACAGACACAAATGGAGATATCTTCTTCATGGAG